One part of the Bacteroidota bacterium genome encodes these proteins:
- a CDS encoding VCBS repeat-containing protein, translated as MKNNGHHYTYGNLFIYTLPSKFKHLQPLVFFFLLFLTTESRSQWLSWENASTTRLTVTSVATSDGEEKDMWAADLNNDGREDLIVVRKQPFSSPTQPGKSTLLLMNINGILTDQTTLYAPEFISTVSFARDVFVGDFDGDNWKDVVIANTFLQQPQYFRNRGADSLGNWLGFIDESSTRFPALTEDPVRFCAVWGGDVTGDNHMDIYFVNYRQSGSGGVSQDYLLINNGTGYFTNESAVRLGNLRNSAFGTACQIRDMDNDGDNDIVKNSTLYNVAPWNARGVLVLFNNGTGNFTNWQNLVPTSAPYMFEIADFDLDGKLDVFVVDDGTDYLLRTTAFVPNVSLTVTKTNLNFGSSNGFGGNVHAADLDLDGDLDIGVADVDVDIPPCNSSRRMAIYRNDNGVFVDVYGSTIYPWADNNYDFAWIDINNDGLKDFVSGWCAGYGVFMNDSCELAPTPSDYDQDGLADACDPCPTNPDPNCAPSSAYPTVSLNLNVARQWNELLLASIRKDFARPTVHARNLFHHSSAMWDAWAAYDNNAIEFLLGKTVGTYTCAYTGIPASADVEGDRRKAISYASYRLLRHRFAGSPQASLLMQAYDVHMDSFGYDKAFTGTNYASGDARALGNYIAACYIAFGLQDGSNEQNSYANTSYAPVNPPLNVDVPGNPNMTNLNRWQPLTLDLFIDQSGNQIPGATPPFLSPEWGQVVPFALSPNDMVVNQRNGFNYKVYHDPGTPPELQMDGSGTSSQYQWGHALVSVWSSHLDPADTTMWDISPATQGNRNVLPANASAYPSFYNLIGGGTTNVGHAVNPATGLPYAPNMVKRGDFARILAEFWADGPESETPPGHWFTIFNYVSDHPLETKQYKGAGPVLDDLEWSVKGYFALGGAMHDVAVSIWGIKGWYDSPRPISAIRAMAELGQSTNPADSNYHPAGLPLIAGYIEVVHPGDPLAAGGVNVGKIKVKAWRGHTAINNVDTDVAGVGWILAENWLPYQRPSFVTPPFAGYLSGHSTYSRAAAEILTDFTGDNYFPGGMGVFHAEGDEFLVFENGPSVDIDLQWATYQDAADESSLSRIWGGIHPPFDDIPGRKIAIEVAADVFTKAETYFINIANDSVFDVPGCLDPLACNYSSLATQSNGSCTYGLTYYYDGDNDGYGSTVIDTVSCSAISGYVTNKGDCNDNVAGQNPGVTEQCANALDDNCNNIIDEGCGMGTVQVKVIIEGLYTGNGYMIPTLYDNGISLNAEATDSLTIELHQSVSPFGLISAQAVILLRNGYAVRGNYPPNGNYYIVIKHRNGIETWSKNPVSFSGPTVFYDFSKP; from the coding sequence ATGAAAAACAACGGTCATCACTACACGTATGGTAATCTTTTCATTTATACCCTTCCATCAAAATTTAAACATCTTCAACCGCTCGTTTTTTTCTTCTTGCTTTTTCTAACTACGGAAAGCCGTTCTCAGTGGCTGAGTTGGGAGAATGCTTCAACCACAAGACTTACGGTAACCTCCGTGGCAACAAGTGATGGTGAAGAAAAAGATATGTGGGCGGCTGATCTGAATAATGACGGAAGAGAGGATTTGATCGTAGTACGTAAACAGCCTTTCTCCAGTCCTACACAACCCGGAAAGTCGACATTGTTGCTGATGAATATCAACGGTATCCTGACGGATCAAACAACGCTTTATGCTCCTGAGTTTATTAGCACGGTGAGTTTTGCCAGAGATGTTTTTGTTGGAGATTTTGATGGAGATAACTGGAAGGATGTGGTGATTGCAAATACTTTTTTACAACAACCGCAATATTTCAGAAACCGTGGTGCCGATTCATTGGGCAACTGGCTGGGCTTTATAGATGAGTCTTCCACGCGTTTTCCGGCATTAACAGAAGATCCTGTGCGCTTTTGTGCTGTATGGGGCGGTGATGTGACAGGCGATAATCACATGGATATTTATTTTGTCAATTACAGACAAAGTGGTTCGGGAGGTGTATCGCAGGATTATTTGCTGATCAATAACGGCACAGGCTATTTCACCAATGAAAGTGCAGTACGTTTAGGTAATCTGAGAAATTCAGCATTCGGAACGGCTTGTCAGATCAGAGATATGGATAATGACGGCGACAATGATATCGTTAAAAATTCTACACTCTATAATGTGGCACCCTGGAATGCCCGCGGTGTATTGGTGCTTTTCAACAATGGAACAGGGAATTTCACCAACTGGCAGAATCTGGTTCCGACCAGCGCACCCTATATGTTTGAAATTGCGGATTTCGATCTGGATGGTAAGCTCGATGTTTTTGTGGTGGATGATGGCACCGACTATTTATTGAGGACAACGGCATTCGTTCCCAATGTGAGCCTTACCGTCACTAAAACCAATCTTAACTTCGGTTCATCAAATGGTTTTGGCGGTAATGTACATGCTGCCGACCTGGATTTGGATGGCGATCTCGATATCGGTGTAGCCGATGTGGATGTAGATATTCCGCCATGTAACAGTAGTCGCAGAATGGCGATTTATCGTAACGATAATGGCGTGTTCGTTGATGTATATGGATCCACCATCTACCCCTGGGCCGATAATAATTATGACTTTGCCTGGATCGATATCAACAACGATGGCCTCAAGGATTTTGTGTCCGGCTGGTGTGCAGGCTACGGCGTATTTATGAACGATAGTTGTGAACTTGCTCCTACTCCTTCAGATTATGATCAGGATGGATTGGCGGATGCCTGTGATCCTTGTCCTACAAACCCTGATCCGAATTGTGCGCCCTCTTCGGCTTACCCTACCGTTAGTTTAAACCTGAACGTCGCCCGCCAGTGGAATGAATTATTATTGGCGTCCATCCGTAAGGATTTTGCAAGACCTACCGTACACGCCCGCAATCTCTTTCATCATTCCTCCGCCATGTGGGATGCATGGGCAGCCTATGATAACAATGCCATAGAATTTCTGCTTGGAAAAACCGTAGGAACCTATACCTGCGCATATACCGGGATTCCTGCTTCGGCAGATGTGGAGGGTGACCGTCGAAAAGCCATTAGTTATGCATCGTACCGGTTGCTCAGGCATCGCTTTGCAGGATCACCACAAGCTTCGTTATTGATGCAGGCTTATGATGTTCATATGGATTCATTTGGCTATGATAAAGCCTTCACCGGAACTAACTATGCCTCCGGCGATGCACGCGCACTTGGCAACTATATCGCTGCTTGCTACATTGCTTTTGGTTTACAGGACGGTTCGAATGAACAGAATAGTTATGCCAATACGAGTTATGCTCCTGTCAATCCTCCTCTGAATGTAGATGTTCCGGGCAATCCGAATATGACAAATCTGAATCGCTGGCAACCGCTCACGCTGGATCTTTTTATTGATCAGAGCGGTAATCAAATTCCCGGCGCTACACCACCTTTCTTAAGTCCGGAGTGGGGACAGGTAGTTCCATTCGCACTCTCGCCAAATGATATGGTCGTAAACCAGCGCAATGGATTTAATTATAAAGTCTATCATGACCCCGGCACTCCTCCTGAACTTCAGATGGATGGATCAGGAACCTCTTCGCAATACCAATGGGGACATGCACTGGTATCGGTTTGGTCATCTCATCTCGATCCTGCCGATACAACGATGTGGGATATCTCTCCTGCAACACAGGGTAACCGGAATGTATTGCCGGCTAACGCTTCCGCCTATCCGTCATTTTATAATCTGATTGGTGGAGGAACAACGAATGTCGGACATGCCGTAAATCCCGCTACCGGATTGCCCTATGCACCTAATATGGTTAAGCGGGGTGACTTTGCCCGTATCCTGGCCGAGTTCTGGGCAGATGGACCGGAATCTGAAACACCTCCCGGACATTGGTTCACCATTTTCAATTATGTTTCAGATCATCCGCTCGAGACAAAACAGTACAAGGGGGCCGGTCCGGTACTGGATGATTTGGAGTGGAGCGTGAAAGGATACTTTGCATTGGGTGGCGCTATGCATGATGTCGCCGTTTCCATCTGGGGAATAAAAGGTTGGTATGATTCCCCCCGACCTATTTCTGCTATCCGTGCAATGGCTGAGTTAGGACAGAGTACAAATCCTGCTGATTCCAATTATCACCCTGCCGGTTTACCGTTAATAGCCGGTTATATAGAAGTGGTGCATCCCGGAGATCCTCTTGCAGCGGGAGGAGTGAATGTAGGTAAGATAAAAGTAAAAGCCTGGCGGGGACATACCGCAATAAATAATGTAGATACTGATGTAGCAGGCGTGGGTTGGATACTCGCTGAAAACTGGTTACCCTATCAGCGTCCATCCTTTGTTACACCACCATTTGCGGGTTACTTATCCGGGCATTCTACCTATTCCAGAGCTGCTGCAGAAATATTGACCGACTTCACCGGCGATAATTATTTCCCGGGCGGAATGGGAGTGTTTCATGCTGAAGGAGATGAATTTCTGGTTTTTGAAAATGGACCGAGTGTGGATATTGATTTGCAGTGGGCGACGTATCAGGATGCCGCGGATGAATCCTCTTTGTCCCGGATATGGGGTGGTATCCATCCTCCGTTTGATGATATTCCCGGTCGTAAAATTGCTATTGAAGTAGCCGCAGATGTTTTTACTAAAGCAGAAACGTATTTTATAAATATTGCTAACGATAGTGTTTTTGATGTGCCGGGTTGCCTCGATCCTCTCGCTTGTAATTATTCATCGCTCGCAACACAAAGTAATGGATCCTGCACCTATGGTCTCACCTATTATTATGATGGTGATAATGATGGTTATGGAAGTACGGTAATAGATACCGTTAGTTGCTCAGCAATCAGTGGTTATGTTACGAATAAAGGTGATTGTAATGATAATGTAGCGGGACAGAACCCCGGTGTAACAGAACAATGCGCTAACGCACTTGACGATAATTGTAATAATATCATCGATGAAGGTTGTGGTATGGGGACTGTACAGGTGAAAGTGATTATAGAGGGACTCTATACCGGGAATGGTTATATGATTCCGACATTATATGATAATGGAATCAGTTTGAATGCAGAGGCCACAGACTCACTGACAATAGAACTGCATCAATCCGTTTCTCCATTTGGATTGATCAGCGCTCAAGCGGTAATTCTGCTGAGAAATGGGTATGCAGTGAGAGGGAATTATCCACCCAACGGAAACTATTATATTGTGATAAAACATCGTAATGGCATTGAAACATGGAGTAAAAATCCGGTTTCATTCAGTGGTCCAACGGTATTCTACGATTTCTCCAAACCGTAA